In the Prochlorococcus marinus str. MIT 9312 genome, CAAAAACACCAATTTTTGAAATAAACCTTGGATCACACACTAGTTATTGTTGAAAGTCCCACTAAAGCAAAAACTATAAGAAAGTTTTTGCCTTCTAATTATGAAGTTCTTGCTTCAATGGGCCACGTAAGAGATCTTCCAAAAGGGGCGGCTGAAATCCCTGCTGCAGTTAAAAAGGAAAAATGGTCAAGGATAGGAGTAAATACAACAGAAGATTTTGAACCACTTTATATAGTTCCAAAAGACAAGAAAAAGGTTGTTAAAGAGTTGAAAAATGCATTAAAAGGTGCGACCCAACTACTATTGGCAACTGATGAAGACAGAGAGGGAGAGAGTATTAGCTGGCATCTTTTGCAAATACTTAAGCCTAAAATACCTACTAAGAGAATGGTTTTTCACGAAATTACAAAAAAGGCAATTAATAAAGCGTTAGATCAAACTAGAGAAATTGACATGGAACTTGTTCAAGCTCAAGAAACTAGAAGAATCTTGGATAGGCTTTTTGGATATGAATTATCTCCACTACTTTGGAAGAAAGTAGCTCCCAGATTATCTGCTGGTCGCGTTCAATCAGTATCTGTAAGACTTCTTGTTAGAAGAGAGAGAGAAAGAAGATCCTTTAAAAAAGCTAGTTACTGGGGGATTAAAGCTTCTTTAGAGAAAGATAATATTACTTTCGAAACTAGATTATTTAGTTTGAAAGGGCAAAGAATTTCCAATGGTTCAGATTTTGATGAACAGACTGGCAAATTAAAACGAGGAAATAAATCATTGATAATTAGAGAAGAAAAGGTAAATGAATTGTTAAAGGATTTTTCTTCTGAGGATTGGTTAGTGTCAAAAATTGAAAAAAAACCATCCATTCGTAAGCCAGTACCTCCATTTACAACTAGTACATTGCAACAAGAAGCAAACAGGAAACTTCGCTTGTCTGCAAGAGAAACCATGAGATGTGCACAAGGTCTATATGAGAGAGGTTTCATAACATATATGAGAACTGATTCAGTGCATCTTTCCGAACAAGCTACAAGAGCTGCTAGAGAATGTGTAAGTTCCATGTATGGGAAAGAATACTTATCTAATTCACCAAGACAATTTAATTCAACTGCAAGAAACGCTCAAGAAGCACACGAAGCTATTAGGCCGGCAGGTGAGGTATTTAAAACACCAAAGGAAACTAATTTAACTGGTAGAGACTTATCTCTTTACGATTTAGTTTGGAAAAGAACTGTAGCTAGTCAAATGGCTGAAGCTAGGCTAACAATGATTAATGCTGAAATCAGTGTAGGGGATGGCTTATTTAAATCGAGCGGGAAAAGTATTGATTTTGCAGGATTCTTCAGAGCTTATGTGGAGGGAAGTGATGACCCGAGTTCATCCCTTGAACAACAAGAAATAATTCTTCCAAACTTAACAACTGGAACATGTCTTGAAGTTACTGATAAGGAACCTACTTTTCATGAAACTAAACCACCTGCAAGATATACAGAGGCTGCATTAGTTAAAGTCCTTGAAAAAGAGGGGATTGGAAGACCTTCTACCTATGCAAGCATTATTGGGACAATTGTGGATAGAGGTTATGCAAATATATCTTCCAATACTTTGGCTCCAACGTTTACAGCTTTTGCCGTTACCGCTCTCTTAGAAGAACATTTCCCTGATCTAGTTGATACTACTTTTACTGCAAAAATGGAATCTTCATTGGATGAAATATCCTCAGGTAATCTTGAGTGGCTACCATACTTAGAGACTTTTTATAAAGGTAAAAATGGTCTGGAGGTGAAAGTTCAGAAAACAGAGGGTGACATTGATGGTAAAGCTTATAGACAAGTTGATTTCGAAGACCTCCCTTGCGTAGTTAGAATAGGTTCTAACGGACCTTGGCTTGAGGGTATAAAAATTGATGAATCTGGTAATGAAATCCAGGCGAAAGGGAATCTTCCAATGGATATTACTCCTGGAGATTTAGATAAAAAGCAAGTTGATCAAATTTTAAGTGGCCCATCAGATCTTGGAACTGATCCAAAAACTGGGGAAAAAGTATTTTTAAGATTTGGACCTTATGGACCTTACGTCCAATTGGGAAATAATGATCAGGATAAAGCTAAACCAAGAAGAGCTTCATTACCCAAAGAGTTGAAAACTGATGATTTAACTCTAGATGAGGCTCTAGTACTTTTAAGTTTGCCTAGATTACTAGGAGTTCATCCTGAAGGAGGTATTGTTGAGGCAGATAGGGGAAGATTTGGACCTTATATTAAATGGATTAAAAATGAAAATGAGTCTGAAAATAGATCATTAAAAAAAGAGGATGATGTTTTTACAGTTGATTTAAAACGAGCATTAGAAATCCTTGCGATGCCAAAAATGGGAAGAGGTGGTCAAGAGGTACTTAAAGACTTTGGAAAACCAAAAGAATTTAAAGATAAAATCCAAATATTAAATGGAAGATATGGAGTCTATTTAAAATGTGGCAAAACTAATGTTTCGCTTGCAAAAGATACTGATTTAGAGAAAATCTCAATAGATGATGCTGTATTGCTTCTGGATGAAAAACTAAAAGATAAAAAAGGATCTATTTCAAAAAAAATAAAAATAAGTAATAAAAAAATTGCAAGAAAAAAGAAAAGTTAAAAATATGATTTTAAAAAAAAAAGAATTTTTTTTATTAATTTTTTTAATTTTAATGCAATCATGCTCAGGAGGGAGAATTGGGAATTTTCTTGAAAGTAGTTTTAATGATTTAGAAAAAATAAGCCAAGATGAAGATTTTCAAAAGAATTTAGAAAAACCAAAATCTGTTCTTGAAAATAAAAAGATTAATGAAAAAAATAATGAAAAAAGAAAAAAAATAGAAAAATCAAAATCTGTTCTTGAAAATAAAAAGATTAATGAAAAAAATAATGAAAAAAGAAAAAAAATAGAAAAACCAAAATCTGTTCTTGAAAATAAAAAGATTAATGAAAAAAATAATGAAAAAAGAAAAAAAATAGAAAAATCAAAATCTGTTCTTGAAAATAAAAAAGAAATAAATTCTGAAAAAATACAAAAACAAAAAAATAACAAAATTAAGAATTCTTCAAAAAAAAGAAAAATTGAGCTTCAATCTTACAAAATAATTTTCATACTGAAAGATGTAGATCCTAAAGATCCTACTGAAGAGTTAAGTACCATATTGAGTGATTCTGAGGTAAATTTTGAAATAGAAAAGATTGAACGTATTTTAGATTCAAAAAATAAAATTATGAATAAAAATTAACTCAAAATATTCAATAAAAAAAATGAGAATAAAAACAAAAAATGAAGCATTAAATATTGTCGAGACATCATATCTGGCATCACTTTCGTCATTATTATGGGTTGCTTTATATTATTTGCCAATTGGGGGAGCTTTATTGAGGTTAATTTTACCTCTTCCAATGATCTTATTGCATTTGAGAAGAGGAACTAAAACTGCATTGGAAGGACTCCTAATACAATTTTTACTTCTATTTATAATTATGGGCCCTGTTAGAGGAACCTTATTTTTATTCCCCTATGGGATTTTGGCTTTTTGGTTAGGTTGGTGTTGGTTTAAAGAAAAAAGTTGGAGACTAAGTTTAACCATTGGAGTTATTATTGGAACTCTAGGGTTCTTCTTACGCGTAATAGCATTATCTACGTTAGTTGGAGATAATCTTTGGCTGTTAATTACTAGAGCAAGTTTTGGACTAATAGAAAAGTTTATTGGATTAT is a window encoding:
- a CDS encoding DUF2232 domain-containing protein → MRIKTKNEALNIVETSYLASLSSLLWVALYYLPIGGALLRLILPLPMILLHLRRGTKTALEGLLIQFLLLFIIMGPVRGTLFLFPYGILAFWLGWCWFKEKSWRLSLTIGVIIGTLGFFLRVIALSTLVGDNLWLLITRASFGLIEKFIGLFNLPFSPSILSIQLVAILLIIFQEIVYVLTVYIVAYSLFPRLKLTIPDPPRLLNTLVDLNH
- the topA gene encoding type I DNA topoisomerase, with amino-acid sequence MDHTLVIVESPTKAKTIRKFLPSNYEVLASMGHVRDLPKGAAEIPAAVKKEKWSRIGVNTTEDFEPLYIVPKDKKKVVKELKNALKGATQLLLATDEDREGESISWHLLQILKPKIPTKRMVFHEITKKAINKALDQTREIDMELVQAQETRRILDRLFGYELSPLLWKKVAPRLSAGRVQSVSVRLLVRRERERRSFKKASYWGIKASLEKDNITFETRLFSLKGQRISNGSDFDEQTGKLKRGNKSLIIREEKVNELLKDFSSEDWLVSKIEKKPSIRKPVPPFTTSTLQQEANRKLRLSARETMRCAQGLYERGFITYMRTDSVHLSEQATRAARECVSSMYGKEYLSNSPRQFNSTARNAQEAHEAIRPAGEVFKTPKETNLTGRDLSLYDLVWKRTVASQMAEARLTMINAEISVGDGLFKSSGKSIDFAGFFRAYVEGSDDPSSSLEQQEIILPNLTTGTCLEVTDKEPTFHETKPPARYTEAALVKVLEKEGIGRPSTYASIIGTIVDRGYANISSNTLAPTFTAFAVTALLEEHFPDLVDTTFTAKMESSLDEISSGNLEWLPYLETFYKGKNGLEVKVQKTEGDIDGKAYRQVDFEDLPCVVRIGSNGPWLEGIKIDESGNEIQAKGNLPMDITPGDLDKKQVDQILSGPSDLGTDPKTGEKVFLRFGPYGPYVQLGNNDQDKAKPRRASLPKELKTDDLTLDEALVLLSLPRLLGVHPEGGIVEADRGRFGPYIKWIKNENESENRSLKKEDDVFTVDLKRALEILAMPKMGRGGQEVLKDFGKPKEFKDKIQILNGRYGVYLKCGKTNVSLAKDTDLEKISIDDAVLLLDEKLKDKKGSISKKIKISNKKIARKKKS